A portion of the Deinococcus peraridilitoris DSM 19664 genome contains these proteins:
- a CDS encoding fumarylacetoacetate hydrolase family protein: MKLLRGLFDGRIIWAEVEGERALVRSAMAGERTGEELPLSGIRPLAPAEPTKIVCVGRNYLDHIKEMGNLVGGDLPKEPGIFLKGPNALAASDEVVAYPDWTESFHFEGELAMVIGTRAQHLIPENALSHVAGYTCGLDLTARDKQKSDLQWFRAKAADRFCPLGPVLETELDPGDLRVQTRVNGETRQDGRTSMMIFDPVSILTYITRFVTLEVGDVVLTGTPEGVGPLSRGDRVEVEVEGIGTLVTLIG; the protein is encoded by the coding sequence ATGAAACTGCTGCGTGGACTGTTTGACGGCCGGATCATCTGGGCCGAAGTTGAAGGTGAGCGGGCGCTGGTGCGCAGTGCAATGGCAGGCGAACGGACAGGCGAGGAACTGCCGCTGTCGGGCATCAGGCCACTCGCGCCCGCCGAGCCGACCAAGATCGTCTGTGTCGGGCGCAATTACCTCGACCACATCAAGGAGATGGGCAATCTGGTCGGCGGCGACCTGCCCAAGGAGCCGGGCATTTTCCTCAAGGGACCCAATGCGCTCGCCGCTTCCGATGAGGTAGTCGCCTACCCCGACTGGACCGAAAGCTTTCACTTCGAGGGTGAACTGGCGATGGTGATCGGCACGCGCGCGCAGCACCTGATACCTGAGAACGCCCTGTCGCACGTTGCGGGCTACACCTGCGGGCTCGACCTGACGGCGCGTGACAAGCAAAAAAGCGACTTGCAGTGGTTTCGCGCCAAGGCGGCCGACCGCTTCTGCCCGCTCGGCCCGGTCCTGGAAACCGAACTCGATCCGGGTGATTTGCGGGTGCAGACGCGCGTGAACGGAGAGACGCGTCAGGACGGACGCACCAGCATGATGATCTTCGATCCGGTGAGCATTCTGACCTACATCACGCGCTTTGTGACACTGGAAGTGGGTGACGTGGTGCTGACCGGCACACCAGAGGGAGTAGGACCACTTTCCCGTGGCGACCGGGTCGAGGTCGAGGTCGAGGGGATCGGTACGCTGGTAACCTTGATCGGTTGA
- a CDS encoding aspartate aminotransferase family protein produces the protein MTHTLPGFISADEVLGERLSPAKVRRLDRYHGNQDLLEGLELLDLAGPFKVVSPWELEDEHGVRRINTSGYAALPFGDGHPELKAFIARYLQGNTSMGLPQQSTSAWRAALQSNLIRLLARDLPSHQDSRVFFSSSGTEAIEGAVKFAKAARPKARHFISFGSGYHGKTFMSLSLTPNAEYQDLFRPLVPGAEHTPYGDLESLERLIARLHPDKVVAVVIEPIQGEGGVNIPPPGFLRAVGELCRRHGIVVIADEIQTGLGRTGHWFESAAQGLDPDIMTLAKPLGGGLVPIGATIARKAIFEKMLPGLSSKRHSNTFGGNSLSMAVGVKSLEMLLEGDLPARSKRLGQEGLTRARNIMRAYPGLFSAVRAQGMLFALEFHPMIALGKPQSLRELAFEATAIFGLRELHLAGVMANLSLSSKRTVRLTPALNMPQELFDEMWNRVELAAQRNPRSWSLLKNTPPSTTVRLAHFALTRG, from the coding sequence ATGACCCATACCCTGCCCGGATTTATAAGTGCCGACGAGGTGCTCGGCGAACGCCTCAGCCCCGCCAAGGTGCGGCGGCTGGACCGCTATCACGGCAACCAGGACCTGCTCGAAGGCCTGGAGCTTCTCGATCTCGCCGGACCGTTCAAGGTGGTCAGTCCCTGGGAACTCGAAGACGAGCACGGGGTGCGCCGCATCAACACCAGCGGCTACGCCGCGCTGCCGTTTGGCGATGGCCACCCCGAGCTCAAGGCGTTCATCGCGCGTTACCTGCAAGGCAATACCTCGATGGGGCTGCCGCAGCAGAGCACCAGCGCCTGGCGCGCCGCCCTCCAGTCCAACCTGATTCGTCTGCTGGCCAGAGACCTGCCGTCGCATCAGGACTCGCGGGTCTTTTTTTCCAGCAGCGGCACCGAAGCCATCGAAGGGGCGGTGAAATTTGCCAAGGCTGCCCGCCCGAAGGCGCGGCACTTCATTTCATTCGGCAGCGGATATCACGGCAAAACCTTCATGTCGCTTTCACTCACCCCGAACGCGGAGTATCAGGACCTGTTCCGCCCGCTGGTACCCGGCGCGGAGCATACGCCCTATGGTGACCTGGAATCGCTCGAGCGCCTGATCGCCCGTCTGCATCCCGACAAGGTGGTTGCCGTGGTAATCGAGCCCATTCAAGGCGAAGGCGGCGTGAATATTCCACCACCGGGCTTTCTGCGTGCGGTGGGGGAACTGTGCCGCCGGCACGGGATTGTGGTAATCGCCGACGAAATCCAGACGGGCCTGGGCCGCACCGGCCACTGGTTCGAGAGCGCTGCGCAGGGCCTCGATCCTGACATCATGACGCTGGCCAAGCCGCTGGGTGGCGGTCTGGTGCCGATCGGGGCCACCATTGCCCGCAAAGCCATCTTCGAGAAAATGCTGCCGGGCTTGTCCAGCAAGCGCCACTCGAACACCTTCGGGGGAAACTCGCTGTCGATGGCCGTGGGAGTGAAGTCACTTGAGATGCTGCTGGAAGGTGACCTGCCGGCTCGCAGCAAGCGTCTGGGGCAAGAAGGCCTGACGCGCGCCAGGAACATCATGCGCGCCTATCCCGGGCTGTTTTCTGCTGTGCGCGCTCAGGGCATGCTGTTCGCACTGGAGTTTCACCCGATGATTGCCCTCGGCAAACCGCAGTCCCTGCGTGAGCTGGCGTTCGAGGCGACGGCCATTTTTGGTCTGCGCGAGCTGCACCTCGCGGGTGTGATGGCCAATCTGTCGCTCAGCTCCAAACGGACCGTGCGCCTCACGCCCGCACTCAACATGCCCCAGGAGCTGTTCGACGAGATGTGGAACCGTGTGGAACTGGCCGCGCAACGCAATCCGCGTTCGTGGAGCCTGCTGAAAAATACCCCACCGTCAACGACAGTCCGCCTGGCCCATTTTGCCCTCACGCGCGGGTAA